A window from Cyanobacteria bacterium FACHB-DQ100 encodes these proteins:
- a CDS encoding cytochrome B6-F complex subunit VI (PetL) — protein MSAVIAYFLIVGGAIALAYGLFFTFRAIKLI, from the coding sequence ATGTCTGCAGTCATTGCTTATTTCTTGATTGTCGGTGGCGCGATCGCGCTTGCTTATGGTCTGTTCTTTACTTTCCGCGCAATCAAGCTGATCTAG